A genomic window from Maridesulfovibrio sp. includes:
- a CDS encoding sigma 54-interacting transcriptional regulator, giving the protein MTRNGLTERVDNIYLSTLNEILDSVAPHHDLEPSLNAILEVLSKDLHFPRAFLAIMDPESEKLKLSITHSPAKDYTATYAPGKGVVGKVYETGESVIIPRMSEDNQLLNKAFNRSEEEQKKLSFICVPIKSTDSDGNQEVLGALSVDAPILPMDNLLEHKQFLEVVAALISNQVSRLQEEMSLQAQMLSQGMMPGAVDVPPPADFVATSKSMKQVLRQARQVGPSRATALLRGESGTGKELLAEAIHSCSPRRDKPLVKLNCAALPAELVESELFGHQKGAFTGAYQNKRGLFEIANNGTLFLDEIGELSLDAQAKVLRAIQEKEIQRVGSEQPIAVDVRLICATHQPLETLLREGKFREDLFYRINVFPIFIPHLRERREDILPLAEKFLDMFSEEYGKEIKRISSPAIDLFTQYHWPGNVRELKNCIERAVLICEEEVIRTYHLPPTLQTAESTATDTSLSFGEAVAKFEQELLVDSLKKARGNMLQAARDLRVSYRIVNYKVKKYNIDVKKYAGAKKKK; this is encoded by the coding sequence ATGACTAGAAACGGACTGACGGAACGAGTGGATAATATATATCTTTCAACTTTGAATGAAATTCTTGACTCGGTAGCTCCCCATCACGATTTGGAACCAAGCCTCAACGCGATCCTTGAAGTTCTGTCCAAAGACCTCCACTTCCCGCGTGCATTCCTGGCCATCATGGACCCGGAATCTGAAAAATTGAAACTTTCCATAACCCACAGCCCGGCCAAGGATTACACTGCGACTTACGCACCGGGTAAAGGGGTTGTTGGCAAGGTTTACGAAACAGGCGAATCTGTAATCATTCCCAGAATGTCGGAAGACAACCAGCTGTTGAATAAAGCTTTCAACAGGTCGGAGGAAGAACAGAAAAAGCTGTCATTCATCTGCGTACCTATCAAAAGCACTGACTCTGACGGTAATCAGGAAGTTCTCGGAGCACTGAGTGTTGACGCCCCGATCCTGCCTATGGATAATCTTCTGGAACACAAACAGTTCCTTGAAGTTGTTGCGGCCCTTATCTCCAATCAGGTATCCCGCTTACAGGAAGAAATGTCCCTGCAGGCCCAGATGCTTTCGCAGGGGATGATGCCGGGAGCGGTGGATGTTCCGCCGCCTGCGGACTTCGTGGCAACATCAAAGAGCATGAAGCAGGTTCTCAGACAGGCCCGTCAGGTCGGCCCCAGCCGTGCGACCGCACTGCTGCGCGGGGAATCAGGAACAGGTAAAGAACTTCTTGCCGAAGCTATCCATTCCTGCAGCCCCAGAAGGGACAAACCGCTGGTAAAACTGAACTGCGCAGCCCTGCCCGCAGAGCTGGTCGAGAGTGAACTTTTCGGTCACCAGAAAGGTGCATTCACAGGAGCCTATCAGAATAAGCGTGGCCTCTTTGAAATCGCTAACAACGGAACCCTGTTCCTTGACGAAATCGGGGAACTTTCACTTGATGCACAGGCCAAGGTTCTGCGCGCAATTCAGGAAAAGGAAATTCAACGTGTCGGCTCCGAGCAGCCCATAGCTGTTGACGTCCGCCTGATCTGCGCGACCCACCAGCCCCTTGAAACACTGCTGCGTGAAGGTAAATTCAGGGAAGACCTTTTTTACCGCATCAATGTTTTCCCGATTTTTATCCCGCATCTGCGCGAAAGACGGGAAGACATCCTGCCGCTGGCTGAAAAATTCCTCGACATGTTTTCAGAGGAATACGGTAAAGAGATCAAACGTATCTCCAGCCCGGCAATTGACCTGTTTACCCAGTACCACTGGCCGGGAAACGTTCGTGAACTGAAGAACTGCATTGAACGTGCTGTTCTCATCTGCGAAGAAGAGGTTATCAGAACCTACCATCTGCCACCGACTTTGCAGACAGCAGAATCCACCGCCACTGACACCTCACTGTCATTCGGTGAAGCCGTGGCTAAATTTGAGCAGGAACTGCTGGTAGATTCCCTGAAAAAAGCTCGTGGGAACATGCTGCAAGCGGCACGCGACCTGAGAGTCAGCTACCGCATCGTCAACTACAAGGTCAAAAAGTACAACATTGACGTCAAAAAATACGCAGGCGCAAAGAAGAAGAAATAA
- a CDS encoding aspartate-semialdehyde dehydrogenase has protein sequence MSTKNPRVAVVGATGAVGREMLKVLEQRDFPASEIVPFSSSRSAGTKVPYKGEELTVIELKEDSFEGFDLALFSAGGGTSEKFAPLAAKAGCVVVDNSSQWRMDPKIPLVVPEVNPEDLDWHPGIIANPNCSTIQMVVALKPIHDAAKIKRIVVSTYQAVSGTGQKAINELETQVSRLFNGKEVVPSVYPHQIAFNCLPHIDVFMDNGYTKEEMKMVNETKKIMGDDSIKLTATTVRVPVFYSHSESVNIETEEKITVEECRNLLSNFPGVTVVDYPEKHLYPMAIDCSGEDDVFVGRIREDETIENGLNMWIVSDNIRKGAALNTVQIAETLIARDLVRVK, from the coding sequence ATGAGTACCAAAAATCCCAGAGTTGCTGTTGTAGGTGCCACAGGCGCGGTTGGTCGTGAAATGCTCAAGGTGCTTGAGCAGCGCGACTTCCCTGCATCTGAAATCGTTCCTTTTTCTTCCTCTCGCTCCGCCGGAACAAAAGTTCCCTACAAAGGTGAAGAGCTGACCGTTATCGAGCTGAAAGAAGACTCCTTTGAAGGTTTTGATCTGGCCCTTTTTTCCGCAGGCGGCGGTACCTCCGAAAAATTCGCACCCCTCGCGGCAAAAGCGGGCTGTGTAGTTGTTGATAACTCCAGCCAGTGGCGCATGGACCCCAAAATTCCCCTTGTTGTGCCTGAAGTAAACCCAGAAGACCTTGACTGGCATCCCGGCATCATCGCCAACCCCAACTGTTCCACAATTCAGATGGTTGTTGCGCTTAAGCCCATCCACGATGCAGCAAAGATCAAACGTATCGTTGTTTCCACCTATCAGGCTGTATCCGGTACCGGGCAGAAAGCCATCAACGAACTGGAAACACAGGTCAGCAGACTTTTCAACGGCAAAGAAGTGGTCCCCAGTGTTTACCCGCACCAGATCGCATTCAACTGCCTGCCGCATATTGATGTATTCATGGACAACGGCTACACCAAAGAAGAAATGAAAATGGTCAACGAAACCAAGAAAATTATGGGCGATGACTCCATCAAACTCACCGCTACAACTGTACGCGTGCCCGTCTTCTACAGCCACTCCGAGTCCGTAAACATCGAGACCGAGGAAAAAATTACTGTTGAGGAATGCCGTAACTTACTTTCCAACTTCCCCGGTGTAACCGTTGTGGACTACCCCGAAAAGCATCTCTACCCCATGGCCATTGACTGCTCCGGGGAAGATGATGTTTTCGTCGGCCGTATCCGCGAAGATGAAACCATTGAAAACGGCCTGAACATGTGGATCGTTTCCGATAACATCCGCAAAGGTGCTGCACTCAACACAGTACAGATCGCCGAGACCCTGATCGCACGCGATCTCGTTCGTGTAAAATAG
- a CDS encoding indolepyruvate oxidoreductase subunit beta — MDTKLRIFMTGVGGQGTLTATNLLAQAVLDCGIDVTAGEIHGMAQRGGVVESALLIGLASPKIGHGEADVILGFEPLETLRALPYLKPGGIVLSSTEYIPPLAVCTGKAESTPLEIIKEKIDACAGKAYYLPCQSLGLEAGAVQSGNIAMLGALCATGCIPLKPEELAETIKSAMKPKIADINLKALELGVKAIS; from the coding sequence ATGGATACGAAGTTGCGTATATTCATGACCGGGGTCGGCGGACAGGGTACCCTGACAGCCACCAACCTCCTCGCGCAGGCGGTTCTTGACTGTGGTATTGATGTTACTGCCGGTGAAATTCACGGAATGGCCCAGCGCGGCGGTGTTGTTGAATCAGCACTGTTGATAGGTCTGGCCTCTCCCAAAATCGGACACGGTGAAGCAGACGTGATTCTCGGCTTTGAGCCTCTGGAAACCCTGCGAGCTTTGCCCTACCTGAAACCAGGCGGAATCGTGCTTTCAAGCACCGAATACATTCCACCGCTAGCCGTATGTACCGGTAAGGCAGAAAGCACCCCCCTTGAAATTATCAAGGAAAAGATTGATGCCTGTGCCGGAAAAGCATACTACCTGCCCTGCCAGAGCTTAGGCCTTGAAGCCGGAGCCGTGCAGAGCGGTAACATTGCCATGCTCGGAGCGCTCTGCGCCACGGGGTGCATCCCGCTGAAACCTGAAGAACTGGCTGAAACTATTAAATCAGCCATGAAACCAAAAATTGCGGATATCAACCTGAAGGCTCTGGAACTCGGAGTTAAGGCAATTTCTTAA
- a CDS encoding aminotransferase class IV, whose amino-acid sequence MIRKVDANEYIDAMLSAMRAGTEKVCAFYEHRIGLVCTDPKLMLMPWDDHLVHRGDGVFETMKFVDGKLYQLAPHLRRMKRSARTISLEPPCTWEELENLILEVAGASGVDSGLVRVLLGRGPGGFGIDPYECPVPSLYIVVYKHEPRPESWYEKGITAFRSKVPAKQPYLATIKSIDYLPNVMMKINAKEEGFDIPFCFDDLGFLAEGATENVCIVSQDGKLYTPKAINSLAGTTIARALQLIENEIEVDFRAISEEDILLAKEVIICGTSIDAVGVVRFNKKPIHDVRPGPISKRMRELLKEDLHETGTPIIKS is encoded by the coding sequence TTGATTAGAAAAGTTGACGCTAACGAATACATTGATGCAATGCTTTCCGCCATGCGTGCGGGAACCGAGAAAGTATGTGCTTTCTACGAACACCGTATCGGTCTGGTGTGTACTGACCCCAAACTGATGCTCATGCCTTGGGACGACCATCTTGTCCACCGCGGTGATGGCGTGTTTGAAACCATGAAATTCGTGGATGGAAAACTTTACCAGCTGGCTCCGCATCTGCGCCGCATGAAGCGTTCCGCACGGACCATCAGTCTGGAACCGCCATGCACATGGGAAGAGCTAGAAAATCTCATCCTTGAGGTTGCCGGTGCTTCCGGTGTGGATTCCGGACTCGTACGCGTCCTTCTCGGACGCGGTCCAGGTGGATTCGGTATTGATCCTTACGAGTGTCCGGTTCCATCCCTGTACATCGTAGTCTACAAGCACGAGCCTAGACCGGAATCATGGTACGAGAAGGGCATAACAGCCTTCAGGAGTAAGGTTCCGGCCAAACAGCCCTATCTGGCAACAATAAAGTCAATAGACTACCTGCCCAACGTCATGATGAAGATCAATGCCAAGGAAGAAGGCTTTGATATTCCATTCTGCTTTGATGATTTAGGCTTTCTTGCCGAGGGGGCTACCGAAAACGTCTGCATCGTCAGTCAGGACGGCAAACTTTATACCCCCAAGGCCATCAATTCCTTGGCAGGGACTACCATTGCCCGCGCTCTTCAGCTCATCGAAAATGAAATTGAAGTTGATTTCAGGGCAATTTCCGAAGAAGACATCCTGCTGGCCAAAGAAGTAATTATCTGCGGGACCTCCATTGACGCAGTAGGTGTTGTCCGCTTCAACAAAAAACCCATCCACGATGTCCGCCCCGGCCCAATCAGCAAACGCATGCGCGAATTACTGAAAGAGGACCTCCACGAAACAGGGACACCGATTATCAAGAGTTAA
- a CDS encoding GIY-YIG nuclease family protein — translation MSTWYVYLLRCSDNSLYCGVTTDPERRLKEHNSGTGAKYTRCRLPVVFETYESFPDKRSAYRVEYAVKQKRAAHKADFLKLLASQAEAAEHSQN, via the coding sequence ATGAGCACATGGTATGTATATCTGCTGCGTTGCAGTGATAATTCTCTCTATTGCGGTGTTACTACCGATCCCGAGCGCAGGCTGAAAGAGCATAATTCCGGTACAGGTGCTAAATATACCCGTTGCCGGCTTCCGGTGGTTTTTGAAACGTATGAGTCCTTTCCGGATAAACGGTCTGCCTACCGCGTTGAATATGCAGTGAAACAGAAGCGGGCAGCCCATAAAGCAGATTTCCTGAAGTTGCTGGCAAGTCAAGCAGAAGCGGCAGAACATTCGCAAAATTAA
- a CDS encoding ABC-F family ATP-binding cassette domain-containing protein: protein MPRITISSLEKSYNGEDLFSDLSFEVSAGMRLAVAGPNGCGKSTLLKLIAGKIEPDAGVLSISKGARLGYVAQELTGEILEHTLLSWVLSALPSWNKLWEQWEEAGQKNDQALMERLSEKQAELEHQFGYNPEHKARTILTGLGFSEHDMLSKIKELSGGWRERAKLGRVLLQGADLLLLDEPTNHLDLEAVEWLESYLLSFRGAVIYVAHDRIFLDKVGTHVLFLGSGRPTVRRGNFTEFLKWQAENAEQRNREAAKLSARIEAENSYINRFRVKARKAAQAQSKIKKVEKLSKELNKIQEEADLNRSGRTLSFRLPPTSRGDKAAISIVDLEFSYDGKPPSIWPLLNFQLFRGKKVALAAPNGAGKSTLLKVIMGTLTPNSGFAKIGQNTSLAYFSQHQNEILRNEATALSEIRRLCDPDTTEEQLKSVLGLFLLGEGYFERKISALSGGEKNRLILASLFLSRANLLILDEPTNHLDLESREGLIRALKDYDGTLLFVAHDRYLLGEVADEIWALTDNGIKTFFSFEEYDNYRKEKLAAPALSACSSDTDESNKSTTRKLSKEDKRRQAEIRNALYKELKPKTAEYEKLEKDLEKTLENQAKMEEQLNDPELYNDGAAAVELNSRYTETSAWADSLMEKMAVLEDEIAELEERKKQLLES from the coding sequence ATGCCCAGAATTACAATTTCATCCCTTGAGAAATCATACAACGGGGAAGACCTTTTCAGCGACCTTTCATTCGAAGTAAGCGCAGGTATGCGCCTCGCCGTTGCCGGACCCAACGGTTGCGGAAAATCCACTCTTCTCAAGCTTATTGCCGGAAAAATCGAACCTGATGCAGGAGTGCTTTCCATCTCTAAAGGCGCGCGCCTCGGCTATGTGGCACAGGAACTTACCGGCGAAATACTTGAACATACGCTGCTGAGCTGGGTGCTTTCTGCTCTTCCGTCATGGAACAAACTTTGGGAACAATGGGAAGAAGCCGGACAGAAAAACGATCAGGCTCTTATGGAACGCCTTTCAGAGAAACAGGCTGAACTGGAACATCAATTCGGGTACAACCCGGAACACAAAGCCCGCACGATTCTGACCGGACTCGGTTTCTCCGAACACGACATGCTCAGCAAGATTAAAGAGCTTTCCGGTGGATGGCGTGAACGCGCCAAACTTGGCCGTGTGCTGTTGCAGGGGGCTGACCTGCTGCTGCTTGATGAACCTACCAACCACCTTGACCTTGAAGCTGTTGAGTGGCTGGAAAGCTACCTGCTATCCTTCCGTGGTGCGGTAATCTATGTTGCGCACGACCGTATTTTTCTGGACAAAGTCGGAACCCATGTACTTTTCCTCGGCTCCGGGCGTCCTACAGTTAGACGTGGTAACTTTACCGAGTTCCTGAAATGGCAGGCTGAAAATGCCGAACAGCGCAACCGCGAGGCGGCCAAGCTTTCCGCGCGGATTGAAGCAGAAAACTCCTACATCAACCGCTTTCGTGTAAAAGCCCGCAAGGCAGCTCAGGCCCAGTCCAAAATAAAGAAAGTTGAAAAACTTTCCAAAGAGCTGAACAAGATTCAGGAAGAAGCCGACCTCAACCGTTCCGGCAGAACCCTTAGCTTCCGCCTTCCGCCGACGTCACGAGGGGACAAAGCGGCGATCAGCATTGTTGATCTCGAATTTTCCTATGACGGAAAACCTCCATCCATCTGGCCGCTGCTCAATTTCCAGCTGTTCCGTGGCAAAAAGGTCGCCCTTGCCGCACCAAACGGTGCCGGTAAATCGACCCTGCTTAAAGTAATAATGGGCACTCTTACACCCAACTCCGGATTTGCAAAGATCGGCCAGAATACGTCACTTGCATACTTCAGTCAGCATCAGAACGAGATTCTACGCAATGAAGCAACTGCGCTTTCCGAAATCCGTCGCCTCTGCGATCCCGATACCACTGAGGAGCAGCTTAAAAGCGTGCTCGGCCTTTTCCTGCTCGGAGAAGGATATTTTGAACGCAAGATATCCGCGCTTTCCGGAGGTGAAAAAAACAGGCTGATTCTCGCCTCACTTTTCCTCTCCCGGGCCAACCTGCTCATTCTCGACGAACCGACTAACCATCTTGACCTTGAAAGTCGTGAAGGTTTGATCCGGGCACTGAAAGACTATGACGGAACCCTCTTATTTGTAGCCCATGACCGCTACCTGCTTGGTGAGGTGGCTGACGAAATATGGGCATTGACCGACAACGGCATTAAGACTTTTTTCTCTTTTGAAGAATACGACAACTACCGCAAGGAAAAACTTGCAGCACCGGCATTGTCTGCCTGTTCATCTGACACTGACGAAAGCAATAAGTCTACAACCCGCAAACTTAGCAAAGAGGATAAGCGGAGACAGGCTGAAATCAGAAATGCCTTGTATAAAGAGTTGAAGCCCAAAACGGCCGAATATGAAAAGCTCGAAAAAGATCTTGAAAAGACCTTGGAAAATCAGGCAAAAATGGAAGAACAGCTTAATGATCCCGAACTGTATAATGATGGAGCCGCAGCGGTGGAACTCAATTCACGCTATACCGAGACCAGTGCGTGGGCCGACAGCCTGATGGAAAAAATGGCCGTACTTGAAGATGAAATAGCTGAACTTGAAGAACGTAAAAAACAATTATTAGAGAGCTGA
- a CDS encoding NUDIX domain-containing protein: protein MEKTNPIEVIAGIIWKDGLFLSAERPAGKDYAGWWEFPGGKVEVNESLGDALVRELQEELCITPTNFDFWMEKTVQYPEYTVHLSFFDIWEFSGQVRSMENQQFDWFDLTGNLEVRFLPINLEILEMLKKRELHK, encoded by the coding sequence ATGGAAAAAACAAATCCAATTGAAGTTATTGCCGGGATAATTTGGAAAGACGGCCTGTTTCTTTCTGCCGAACGTCCTGCAGGAAAGGATTATGCCGGATGGTGGGAATTTCCCGGCGGAAAGGTCGAAGTGAATGAATCACTCGGAGATGCCCTTGTTCGTGAATTACAGGAAGAGTTATGCATCACGCCAACAAACTTTGACTTCTGGATGGAAAAAACTGTACAGTATCCAGAATATACAGTGCACCTGAGCTTTTTCGACATCTGGGAATTTTCAGGCCAAGTCCGTTCTATGGAAAATCAGCAGTTCGACTGGTTTGATTTAACCGGCAATCTTGAAGTAAGATTCCTGCCTATAAATCTCGAAATTCTTGAAATGCTGAAGAAACGGGAACTTCATAAATAA
- the cobI gene encoding precorrin-2 C(20)-methyltransferase, giving the protein MSNSGKIYGIGVGPGDSDLLTVRAVRVLEDVDVVFAASSTKNEYSHSLKIASEFVRDDCEVVQLGYPMTRDKEVLTAAWEDNCRIALKHLEGGRKAAFLTLGDPLIYSTFGYMMQTMKRLYPEVEFDVVPGITSYQAAAARSQQVLVESGQNLLLTSGVADAGKFAESLDSVDNAVILKAYRNFPELRDTVNEMDKMDVKFYTRLGLDGEAIYLDINEVPEKTNYLSLMLLTARK; this is encoded by the coding sequence ATGAGTAATTCTGGAAAAATATATGGCATCGGGGTCGGCCCCGGTGATTCTGACCTGTTGACTGTGCGCGCGGTGCGTGTGTTGGAAGATGTGGATGTGGTTTTTGCTGCTTCATCAACTAAAAATGAATATTCTCACTCCCTTAAAATAGCATCTGAATTTGTGCGCGATGATTGTGAGGTCGTCCAATTAGGCTATCCTATGACCCGCGATAAAGAAGTTTTGACAGCGGCTTGGGAAGATAATTGCCGTATCGCGCTCAAGCATCTGGAAGGCGGCCGGAAAGCTGCTTTTCTGACCCTTGGAGATCCGTTGATTTATTCAACATTCGGCTACATGATGCAGACCATGAAACGTCTCTACCCCGAAGTTGAATTTGATGTCGTTCCCGGTATTACATCCTATCAGGCTGCTGCGGCAAGATCTCAGCAGGTATTGGTTGAGTCCGGGCAGAACCTGTTACTCACGTCCGGGGTGGCTGATGCCGGAAAATTCGCAGAGTCATTAGACAGTGTGGATAATGCCGTGATCCTGAAAGCTTACCGTAATTTCCCGGAACTGCGCGATACGGTGAATGAAATGGATAAGATGGATGTGAAGTTCTATACCCGTCTCGGTCTTGACGGTGAAGCTATTTATCTGGACATAAATGAAGTGCCGGAGAAGACTAATTATCTTTCACTCATGTTGCTTACTGCCCGCAAGTGA
- a CDS encoding methylenetetrahydrofolate reductase, translating into MKIIDLINKNKQFISLEFFPPKDRKSWPNFFEVVNKLKVLNPLFASVTYGAGGGTQDNSLEIVKRMKQDAGIEPLAHLTCVGASPENISKFVSALQEVGVENILALRGDAPADSEDFDFNTQTFKHGSDLVTYVKEKHPGVGIAVAGYPEAHLESPSIKEDFKWMKYKIDEGGEFIITQLFFDNRVYFDFCDRLKGFGIDVPVVPGVLPIMSLKSAKFILSLCGAAIPGKFLSALEKAHTEGGDDAVYKLGIEFATKQAQELLDGGAPGVHLYTLNRAKACLEIGQALKF; encoded by the coding sequence ATGAAAATCATCGATTTGATCAATAAAAACAAACAGTTCATTTCTCTGGAATTTTTCCCGCCTAAAGACCGCAAATCCTGGCCCAATTTTTTTGAGGTTGTGAATAAGCTTAAAGTTCTAAATCCCCTTTTTGCATCTGTTACCTATGGAGCAGGCGGTGGAACACAGGACAATTCACTTGAAATTGTTAAAAGAATGAAGCAGGATGCTGGCATTGAACCTCTTGCACACCTAACCTGTGTCGGTGCCAGCCCGGAGAATATCAGTAAATTTGTTTCCGCACTTCAGGAAGTCGGTGTTGAAAACATCCTTGCTCTGCGAGGCGATGCCCCGGCAGACTCCGAGGATTTCGATTTCAACACCCAGACTTTCAAGCACGGCTCCGATTTAGTCACCTATGTGAAAGAAAAACATCCAGGAGTAGGTATTGCTGTTGCGGGTTACCCGGAAGCGCACCTTGAATCCCCTTCAATCAAGGAAGACTTCAAGTGGATGAAATACAAAATCGACGAAGGCGGGGAATTCATCATCACCCAGCTCTTTTTTGATAACCGCGTCTATTTTGATTTCTGCGACAGACTGAAGGGATTCGGTATTGATGTTCCCGTGGTGCCCGGCGTATTACCCATCATGAGCCTCAAGTCGGCAAAATTCATCCTTTCCCTGTGCGGCGCGGCTATTCCCGGAAAATTCCTAAGCGCGCTGGAAAAAGCCCACACAGAAGGCGGTGATGATGCGGTTTACAAACTGGGGATTGAATTCGCGACAAAACAGGCTCAGGAATTGCTGGACGGCGGAGCGCCGGGAGTGCATCTTTACACCCTGAATAGAGCTAAAGCCTGCCTTGAAATCGGCCAGGCATTAAAATTTTAA
- the iorA gene encoding indolepyruvate ferredoxin oxidoreductase subunit alpha, with the protein MAHPLLKDSPGMKKLLLGNEAIVRGAIEAGIQVVTCYPGTPSSEVPDTFFRLSPEGEYTFEYSVNEKVALEVGGGATLAGAMTLTTMKHVGVNVAADPLMTLAYTGTPGGMVLLSADDPGCHSSQNEQDNRYYARLAGIPCFEPSSAQEAKDMTRDALNLSREMSSPFLLRTTTRVNHLRGPVEYGEIAKLAPAEGFKKNPAQFVPIPAFARRMHVDLLNKLKKLREMSETSKYNKVSGNGKIGIVASGICRAYLADALADTGLGDKFKILDLGFTYPLPTKMLTDFISSVEKVVVLEELEPFLENEIRILAQKNALTVEIIGKDNALLPRNDEYSTLNITAIIREVLGMEAVKVDNCPAEEGLPTRPPNLCAGCTHRAAYYAVKKVFGPDAVCSSDIGCYTLGILPPLNAADFLLCMGSSISAGSGAARAAGQTVVGFIGDSTFFHSGITGLINAVFNRHNILLVILDNSTTAMTGHQPHPGVETTVLGSNPAQVDIESIVKGCGVTEIRTVSPLNQKATTKALEELKEMSGVRVLIAKDPCPLFARRTLKKAPVRAAYVENQTEEVLKVMEELACPAFEKTAEGVEINEILCSGCMLCLQLTKDIKARKRSS; encoded by the coding sequence ATGGCTCACCCACTTCTTAAGGACAGTCCGGGCATGAAAAAACTGCTTCTCGGCAATGAAGCCATTGTCCGAGGCGCTATTGAAGCCGGTATTCAGGTTGTTACCTGTTATCCCGGCACCCCCTCCTCCGAAGTTCCGGACACTTTCTTCCGTCTTTCCCCGGAAGGCGAATACACTTTCGAATACTCGGTCAATGAAAAGGTCGCGCTGGAAGTTGGCGGCGGTGCCACCCTTGCCGGTGCAATGACCCTGACCACTATGAAACATGTCGGCGTAAACGTCGCCGCTGATCCGCTTATGACTCTGGCCTATACCGGCACTCCCGGCGGCATGGTTCTGCTCTCCGCAGACGATCCCGGATGTCACTCCAGTCAGAACGAGCAGGATAACCGTTACTACGCACGCCTTGCAGGAATTCCCTGCTTTGAGCCTTCTTCCGCCCAGGAAGCAAAAGACATGACCCGTGACGCTTTAAACCTGTCCCGCGAAATGTCTTCTCCTTTCCTTCTGCGCACCACCACCCGTGTGAACCATCTGCGCGGACCTGTGGAATACGGTGAAATTGCCAAACTTGCTCCGGCTGAAGGTTTTAAAAAGAATCCGGCACAATTCGTACCCATCCCGGCTTTTGCACGCAGAATGCACGTAGATCTGCTCAATAAGCTAAAAAAGCTGCGCGAAATGTCCGAGACATCCAAGTACAACAAAGTTTCCGGAAACGGGAAAATCGGTATAGTTGCTTCCGGTATATGTAGAGCATATCTCGCAGACGCACTGGCAGATACCGGACTTGGCGACAAATTTAAAATTCTTGATCTGGGCTTCACTTATCCGCTGCCCACCAAGATGCTCACCGACTTCATCTCGTCCGTGGAAAAAGTCGTTGTTCTTGAAGAACTCGAGCCTTTCCTTGAGAATGAAATCAGGATTCTGGCCCAGAAAAATGCCCTCACAGTAGAAATTATCGGTAAAGATAATGCCCTGCTGCCCCGCAACGACGAGTACTCCACCCTGAATATTACCGCGATCATCCGCGAAGTTCTGGGTATGGAAGCGGTAAAAGTAGATAACTGCCCAGCCGAAGAAGGACTGCCTACACGCCCACCGAACTTATGTGCTGGCTGTACTCACCGTGCCGCCTACTACGCAGTTAAAAAAGTTTTCGGACCGGATGCAGTATGTTCTTCAGATATCGGTTGCTACACACTCGGTATCCTTCCCCCGCTTAACGCTGCGGACTTTCTGCTTTGCATGGGCTCCTCCATCTCTGCCGGTTCCGGTGCTGCACGAGCAGCAGGACAGACTGTTGTTGGTTTCATCGGTGACTCAACCTTCTTCCACTCCGGTATCACAGGTCTTATTAACGCCGTATTCAACAGGCACAATATCCTGCTGGTAATCCTTGATAACTCCACCACCGCCATGACCGGGCACCAGCCCCATCCCGGTGTAGAAACTACCGTGCTCGGCTCCAACCCAGCGCAGGTGGACATCGAGTCAATCGTTAAAGGCTGCGGTGTAACAGAAATACGCACTGTAAGCCCTCTGAACCAGAAAGCTACCACCAAGGCTCTTGAGGAACTCAAAGAGATGAGTGGTGTTCGGGTTCTTATCGCTAAGGACCCCTGCCCGCTATTCGCCCGCAGAACCCTTAAGAAAGCCCCCGTACGTGCCGCTTACGTCGAGAACCAGACCGAAGAAGTGCTCAAGGTAATGGAAGAGCTGGCCTGTCCCGCATTCGAAAAGACTGCGGAAGGTGTTGAGATCAACGAAATACTTTGTTCCGGCTGTATGCTCTGCCTGCAGCTGACTAAAGATATTAAAGCCCGGAAAAGGAGCAGCTAA